One Rubripirellula reticaptiva genomic region harbors:
- a CDS encoding BBP7 family outer membrane beta-barrel protein, whose protein sequence is MKTNLKKLALTAMLLSGTSMAMADNGSSTIGDLPGYGEDAYFGEDAAYSDTTEIYDSEDAAYQDESYDDGVVAPVAHSERSVIARAPRRRSVQTPAHATAYAPVQASQMQTASFSGDCGCESGNCGGGCGVEMQYTMGASCGCETPNCDGGCGGCGTAGRMTNLFNTCDSNAWASLEALLWFAQPRDLAPLVLGSDPGTLPVLGQPGNVRTLFGGEGETELSAGFRVDGGFWLSDHVGVGGRFWMLDESGSDFSYSGNGSDQSVGRSYFNTSPGAVGEDALLVAQQGIFQGNLQAESSLDIMAAEAYARLRFGSGKHCNLDFIGGYSHFEIDDTLSINSTTINTAASGGNPIGTIRTFSDRFGGENEFNGGQLGFDMIMHRGCWTVSSLTKVHLGNMDQRFTAAGNYTRQIPGGAVTGGSGGVLASSTAMDVERSVFAFAPEANFKIGYNFRPNVALTVGYSFIYFDNLALAGDAVNRSVQGNTIGTGNSGANPIFDFNDSSLWVHGIDLGVAINF, encoded by the coding sequence ATGAAAACTAATTTGAAGAAGCTGGCCCTCACAGCAATGTTGCTTTCTGGCACCAGCATGGCAATGGCAGATAATGGTAGTTCGACAATCGGAGATCTTCCCGGATACGGCGAAGATGCTTACTTCGGTGAAGACGCAGCCTACTCTGACACTACAGAAATTTATGACAGCGAAGACGCTGCCTATCAAGATGAATCCTACGACGACGGCGTCGTAGCCCCGGTTGCTCACAGCGAGCGTTCGGTCATCGCACGAGCACCTCGTCGTCGATCGGTTCAAACACCGGCCCATGCGACCGCTTACGCACCCGTCCAAGCATCGCAAATGCAAACGGCTTCGTTCAGCGGCGACTGCGGTTGCGAGTCTGGCAACTGCGGCGGCGGATGCGGCGTTGAAATGCAATACACCATGGGTGCTAGCTGCGGCTGCGAAACGCCGAACTGCGATGGCGGCTGTGGCGGATGCGGCACTGCAGGTCGAATGACGAACCTGTTCAACACTTGCGACAGCAACGCTTGGGCGTCGCTCGAAGCACTGTTGTGGTTCGCCCAACCACGTGACCTTGCACCGCTGGTACTAGGATCGGATCCTGGCACTTTGCCGGTTCTTGGCCAGCCTGGCAACGTCCGAACCTTGTTCGGTGGCGAAGGCGAAACGGAACTGTCGGCCGGCTTCCGAGTCGACGGCGGATTCTGGTTGAGCGATCATGTCGGTGTCGGCGGACGTTTCTGGATGCTTGACGAAAGCGGCAGCGACTTCAGCTACAGCGGCAACGGCAGCGACCAATCGGTCGGCCGTTCGTACTTCAACACCAGCCCAGGTGCGGTTGGCGAAGACGCTTTGTTGGTCGCTCAACAAGGCATCTTCCAAGGCAACCTGCAAGCCGAAAGCTCGTTGGACATCATGGCTGCGGAAGCTTACGCTCGCCTGCGTTTCGGAAGTGGCAAGCATTGCAACCTCGACTTCATCGGTGGCTACTCGCACTTTGAAATCGACGACACGCTTAGCATCAACAGCACGACGATCAACACCGCTGCATCGGGTGGCAACCCAATCGGCACCATCCGTACGTTCTCGGACCGCTTCGGTGGCGAAAACGAATTCAATGGTGGTCAACTTGGTTTCGACATGATCATGCATCGTGGTTGCTGGACCGTCAGCTCGCTGACCAAGGTTCACTTGGGCAACATGGATCAACGATTCACCGCAGCAGGTAACTACACTCGCCAGATTCCTGGTGGAGCAGTCACCGGCGGCAGCGGCGGCGTCTTGGCCAGCTCGACAGCGATGGATGTAGAACGCAGCGTGTTTGCTTTCGCACCAGAAGCCAACTTCAAGATTGGATACAACTTCCGTCCGAACGTGGCTCTGACCGTCGGCTACAGCTTCATCTACTTCGATAACCTTGCTCTTGCTGGCGACGCGGTCAACCGCAGCGTCCAAGGCAACACGATCGGAACAGGCAACTCCGGTGCCAACCCCATCTTCGACTTCAACGATTCGAGCTTGTGGGTTCACGGCATCGACCTAGGCGTCGCAATCAACTTCTAA
- a CDS encoding glucose-1-phosphate adenylyltransferase: protein MIMDLSNTIALILGGGRGTRLFPLTKIRAKPAVPLAAKYRLIDIPISNCINSGLNRAYVLTQFLSESLHRHLRQTYTFDHFSGGFVELLAAQQTVDEGTDWYQGTADAVRKNLVHLEEDWIKHVLILSGDQLYRMDFREMMKTHIESGAAATIAGIPVNREDASALGIMQVDDDGRVQGFIEKPKTEEELAKVRMDPAWIDARGIPSHGRDCLASMGLYIFNKDVMVDLLRSTDHEDFGKEVFPEALKSHKVQVHLFDGYWEDIGTIRAFYEANLSLAGKNPPFDIRNRQAPIYSRPRFLPPTIMGDTKITGSLIADGCRIGDNVTIENSVIGLRTVIGDNVTIKDCVVMGADHIEDAGPQANGAVPTGIGDGSTIVGTILDKNCRIGQNVKIVNEKGIENQGEDEPLQVRDGIPIVIKNATIEDGFVM, encoded by the coding sequence ATAATCATGGATCTCTCAAATACGATTGCTTTGATTCTTGGCGGCGGACGGGGCACGCGTTTGTTCCCTTTGACAAAGATCCGTGCTAAACCAGCGGTTCCGTTGGCGGCAAAGTATCGTTTGATCGACATCCCGATCAGTAACTGCATCAACAGCGGGCTGAACCGCGCCTATGTCTTGACCCAGTTCTTGTCGGAAAGTCTGCACCGGCACTTGCGGCAAACCTATACGTTCGATCACTTCAGCGGCGGCTTTGTCGAATTGCTTGCTGCCCAGCAAACCGTTGACGAAGGTACCGATTGGTACCAGGGAACAGCCGACGCGGTGCGCAAGAACTTGGTCCATTTGGAAGAAGACTGGATCAAGCACGTTTTGATTCTGTCCGGTGACCAACTTTACCGGATGGACTTTCGCGAGATGATGAAGACGCACATCGAATCGGGCGCAGCGGCGACGATTGCCGGCATCCCAGTCAACCGAGAAGACGCGTCGGCGCTGGGTATCATGCAGGTCGATGACGACGGACGGGTGCAAGGCTTTATCGAAAAACCAAAAACCGAAGAAGAACTAGCCAAAGTTCGTATGGATCCAGCTTGGATCGACGCTCGTGGTATCCCCAGCCATGGCCGCGATTGTTTGGCCAGCATGGGTTTGTACATCTTCAACAAAGACGTGATGGTGGACTTGCTGCGCAGCACCGATCACGAAGACTTTGGCAAAGAAGTGTTCCCCGAGGCACTGAAGTCGCACAAGGTTCAAGTGCACCTGTTCGATGGTTATTGGGAAGACATCGGTACGATCCGCGCGTTCTACGAAGCGAACTTATCGCTGGCCGGCAAGAACCCGCCGTTCGATATCCGAAATCGCCAGGCTCCGATCTACAGCCGGCCAAGATTCCTGCCCCCGACCATCATGGGCGACACCAAGATTACCGGTAGCTTGATCGCCGACGGTTGCCGCATTGGCGATAATGTCACGATCGAAAACAGTGTGATCGGTTTGCGAACCGTGATTGGTGACAACGTTACGATCAAAGATTGCGTCGTGATGGGTGCCGACCACATCGAGGATGCTGGCCCGCAAGCCAACGGCGCCGTGCCCACTGGAATCGGTGATGGTTCAACGATCGTTGGAACAATCTTGGACAAGAATTGTCGGATCGGCCAGAACGTGAAGATCGTCAACGAGAAGGGCATCGAAAACCAAGGCGAAGACGAACCGTTGCAAGTTCGCGACGGCATCCCGATCGTGATCAAGAACGCCACGATCGAAGACGGCTTCGTGATGTAA
- a CDS encoding aldo/keto reductase, with the protein MNSITFGLWPLAGVTTVGVTADDADATMTAIIDGGLTAFDTAFSYGYDGESDQLLGRFIGNDRDRFSVTGKVGQRWSADHKRIVDGSAATLCADAETSLKRIGIEQFDVLMLHSPDPNVEIEKSAETMGELLHRGLTKRVGVCNVDAEQLRRFSGAVACTAVQCPLNLLQRDSLDDFIPEAMKLGCEVHVFWALMKGLLAGKISRDHQFAEGDSRPGYEVFQGAARQHAHDVIDQMKLIAESTGKTIAQLSIGWAASQPGVSSALVGARRPEQAQEIAATTRLSPDVLAALDALI; encoded by the coding sequence ATGAATTCGATCACCTTTGGACTCTGGCCCCTGGCGGGCGTTACGACCGTCGGAGTCACCGCGGACGATGCGGACGCCACGATGACAGCCATCATCGATGGCGGACTCACGGCTTTCGACACCGCGTTTAGTTACGGCTACGACGGCGAGAGTGATCAGTTGCTGGGGCGTTTCATCGGCAACGACCGAGACCGTTTTTCGGTCACCGGCAAAGTCGGACAGCGCTGGTCGGCGGATCACAAACGGATCGTCGATGGATCAGCGGCCACACTATGCGCCGACGCCGAAACGTCGCTCAAACGAATCGGCATCGAGCAGTTCGATGTGCTGATGCTGCATTCGCCGGACCCGAATGTCGAGATCGAAAAGTCGGCGGAAACGATGGGCGAGTTGTTGCACCGCGGCTTGACGAAGCGAGTCGGTGTTTGCAATGTCGACGCCGAACAACTACGTCGATTCTCCGGTGCAGTCGCATGCACCGCCGTGCAATGCCCGCTGAACCTACTGCAACGTGATTCGCTGGATGACTTCATTCCCGAGGCCATGAAACTTGGCTGTGAAGTGCATGTGTTTTGGGCGCTGATGAAAGGGTTGTTGGCGGGAAAAATTAGCCGCGACCATCAGTTCGCCGAAGGCGACAGCCGCCCTGGCTATGAAGTCTTTCAAGGCGCCGCTCGCCAGCACGCTCACGATGTGATCGATCAAATGAAGTTGATCGCCGAGTCGACCGGCAAAACGATCGCACAACTGTCCATCGGCTGGGCTGCGTCCCAGCCTGGTGTGAGTTCCGCCTTGGTCGGTGCTCGGCGCCCCGAACAGGCACAAGAAATCGCAGCCACCACGCGACTTAGCCCGGACGTACTTGCCGCGCTGGATGCGTTGATCTAG
- the sufU gene encoding Fe-S cluster assembly sulfur transfer protein SufU, with product MSEQDIYEEHVLDHYEDPYHRGEFDNATHAHDGKNPLCGDVIHIDLKLSDDGRIEEAWFSGAGCVISQASASMLIEKIEGKTLEEVNQFSATDMLELFGPKLTPNRQKCCLLSWRVLQTAVHSPVGSASEETNGEEGDDDGNANFGGPSLSEES from the coding sequence ATGTCTGAACAAGATATTTACGAAGAACACGTGCTCGATCATTACGAAGACCCCTATCACCGAGGGGAATTCGATAACGCTACCCATGCTCACGATGGAAAAAACCCGCTCTGCGGCGACGTTATCCACATCGATCTGAAATTGTCAGACGATGGCAGGATCGAAGAAGCCTGGTTCAGCGGTGCCGGTTGTGTCATCAGTCAAGCGTCGGCGTCGATGTTGATCGAAAAGATCGAAGGCAAGACGCTGGAAGAGGTCAACCAGTTTTCGGCCACCGATATGCTCGAATTGTTCGGACCAAAGTTGACCCCGAACCGTCAAAAGTGCTGCTTGTTGTCGTGGCGAGTTCTGCAGACCGCGGTCCATTCGCCAGTCGGCAGCGCCAGCGAGGAAACCAATGGCGAAGAAGGCGATGATGATGGCAACGCAAATTTTGGCGGCCCCAGTCTCAGTGAAGAATCATGA
- a CDS encoding ferredoxin--NADP reductase: MSEATDASELAADEAEALREKYYNATVIERIDIHDDLARFRIRPDTPVEPFEPGQYVAIGMGNWEPRLEGTQVEVVSESKLRKLGRRAYSISCPMLNPAGKVAPVDSIDYLEFYVTLVRRADGEGKKPPVLTPRLFLLGPGGRLELQRKITGHYVLGEIDPDDTVLMLGTGTGEAPHNAMSAHLLASGHRGKIVNVTSVRKRCDLGYAKEHAELMTQYANYRYLCFTTRDPENLDPAHPNFVGKQYLQALFTSGKLAELAGDPLSPSNTHVFLCGNPAMIGYVPPGAEPPSTPGMLQVLIDAGFTDDHDYSGAGAIRFEKYW, from the coding sequence GTGAGCGAAGCGACCGATGCAAGCGAACTGGCTGCCGACGAGGCCGAAGCGTTACGGGAGAAGTATTACAACGCGACTGTGATCGAGCGAATCGACATTCACGATGATTTGGCACGTTTTCGGATTCGCCCGGACACTCCCGTCGAACCATTTGAGCCAGGACAATACGTCGCGATCGGGATGGGCAACTGGGAACCGCGACTTGAGGGGACTCAGGTCGAAGTGGTGTCCGAGAGCAAGCTGCGAAAACTTGGCCGCCGCGCGTACTCGATTTCTTGTCCGATGCTAAATCCGGCCGGCAAGGTCGCGCCGGTAGACTCGATCGACTACTTAGAGTTTTACGTCACGCTGGTCCGGCGAGCGGATGGCGAAGGTAAGAAGCCGCCCGTTTTGACACCGCGACTGTTCCTGCTTGGCCCCGGCGGGCGACTGGAATTGCAACGCAAGATCACCGGTCATTATGTGCTAGGCGAGATCGATCCGGACGACACCGTCTTGATGTTGGGGACCGGCACAGGCGAGGCTCCGCACAACGCGATGTCGGCGCACTTGTTGGCTAGCGGTCATCGCGGCAAGATCGTCAACGTGACCAGCGTTCGCAAACGTTGCGACTTGGGGTACGCCAAAGAACACGCCGAACTGATGACACAGTACGCCAACTATCGATATCTCTGTTTCACAACGCGCGACCCGGAAAACCTCGATCCGGCACATCCGAATTTTGTCGGCAAACAGTATCTGCAAGCGTTGTTCACGTCTGGAAAATTGGCTGAACTTGCGGGCGATCCCCTGTCGCCATCGAACACGCACGTGTTTCTGTGTGGGAATCCAGCAATGATTGGATACGTCCCGCCGGGCGCTGAACCACCGTCCACACCGGGCATGTTGCAGGTACTTATTGACGCAGGATTTACGGATGATCACGACTACAGCGGCGCCGGTGCTATCCGTTTCGAAAAGTATTGGTGA
- the hemG gene encoding protoporphyrinogen oxidase: MSDCIDTRVAVIGGGLSGLATAAQLRLAHPGIKLTVFEAGERVGGVIHTETADGFLIDHGADMFATNPPHALQLCQKLGVEDQLIEPLPDGRGARIVRHGKLMPIPDGFVLMRATKLWPMLKTPLLTPLGKLRFLAERFVSADKQSAGDGFDESIDSFVRRRMGNEVLDRIVAPLSAGIYTADITKLSMRATMGPIAEMEQKYGSLARATVARRRSGEDSVERGSTGARYGQFRAFRGGMIRLIQTLADSLPAGSIRTNTPVGSIVRQNELWNVNTAGGETEAFDHVVVAAPPAPASKLLAEIAPVASEQLAAIESASAAIVVLGVKKSDIRADINTFGFVVPLSENRKILAGSFASHKFAGRAPDGHVLIRVFMGGAMQPELLEQDDASLVKIVRQELADLIGLQGEPVVTRVVRWNHAMPQYHVGHKQRVKQIEDSIAQVPGLSLINNGLGGVGIAPVIRAAGGVSL; the protein is encoded by the coding sequence GTGTCTGATTGCATCGATACTCGCGTCGCCGTTATTGGTGGCGGCCTTTCTGGTTTAGCGACAGCCGCCCAACTTCGTTTGGCTCACCCCGGCATCAAGCTAACTGTTTTCGAAGCCGGCGAACGAGTCGGCGGAGTCATTCATACGGAAACAGCGGACGGTTTTTTGATCGATCATGGTGCTGACATGTTCGCAACCAACCCGCCCCATGCGTTGCAGTTGTGTCAAAAACTGGGTGTCGAAGATCAGTTGATCGAGCCGTTGCCCGACGGGCGCGGTGCCAGGATCGTTCGGCATGGGAAACTGATGCCGATTCCCGACGGGTTTGTTCTGATGCGGGCGACCAAGTTATGGCCGATGCTCAAGACGCCGCTGTTGACGCCGCTGGGAAAGCTGCGGTTTTTGGCTGAACGGTTTGTGTCGGCGGACAAGCAAAGTGCGGGTGACGGGTTCGACGAGTCGATTGATTCGTTTGTGCGCCGTCGCATGGGCAACGAGGTGCTCGACCGAATTGTCGCGCCGCTATCGGCTGGGATCTACACCGCCGACATCACCAAACTTAGCATGCGCGCGACGATGGGGCCGATCGCCGAAATGGAGCAAAAGTACGGATCGCTAGCGCGAGCAACCGTGGCGCGACGGCGCAGTGGCGAAGACTCGGTCGAACGCGGCAGCACCGGAGCTCGCTATGGCCAATTTCGAGCGTTCCGCGGCGGCATGATCCGGCTGATCCAAACGCTGGCCGATTCCTTGCCGGCTGGTTCGATTCGAACCAATACGCCGGTGGGCAGCATCGTGCGACAAAACGAACTTTGGAACGTCAACACCGCTGGCGGTGAAACCGAAGCGTTCGACCATGTCGTGGTCGCGGCGCCACCCGCGCCCGCTTCAAAATTACTTGCCGAAATCGCACCGGTCGCGTCCGAACAACTCGCCGCAATCGAATCGGCATCGGCGGCGATCGTCGTCTTGGGCGTAAAGAAGTCTGACATCCGAGCGGACATCAACACTTTTGGTTTTGTGGTGCCGCTTTCCGAGAACCGCAAGATTCTGGCCGGCAGTTTTGCAAGTCACAAGTTTGCCGGACGAGCGCCCGACGGGCATGTGCTGATCCGCGTCTTCATGGGCGGCGCGATGCAACCCGAGTTGCTGGAACAAGATGACGCGAGCCTCGTCAAAATCGTGCGGCAAGAACTCGCAGACTTGATCGGTCTGCAAGGCGAGCCCGTCGTCACACGCGTGGTTCGGTGGAATCACGCGATGCCCCAATACCATGTTGGGCACAAACAACGCGTGAAACAGATCGAAGACTCGATCGCCCAAGTTCCAGGTCTTAGCCTAATCAACAATGGCTTAGGCGGCGTCGGTATCGCCCCAGTCATTCGAGCGGCCGGCGGAGTCTCGCTGTGA
- a CDS encoding aminotransferase class V-fold PLP-dependent enzyme, giving the protein MTRRIVTVAASQSAAAFDPAVYRSDFPILDRQAASGAPLAFLDNAASTQRPTQVIDAMSDCYRSYYANVHRGIHTLSEESTAAFEQARVTVAQFLNAKRPREVIFTAGATASINTVARSWGDANVAAGDVVLVTIAEHHANIVPWHQLAARTGCRVEFLPINDGFTIDDEVMVEALDRLRPKLFAFTAASNTLGTIFPVQRWTKLAHDHGATVLVDAAQAAPHQVVDVQQWNADFVAFSGHKVCGPTGIGVLYGKEALLEAMPPFLGGGGMIHDVTTTGFTCAGLPEKFEAGTPPIVEAIGLAAAVKYITEVGLDRIAAHEHALSEHAESRLREITGVQIVGPVAGAVPNQKNGIISIHLPGVHAHDVSQQLDSAGVAVRAGHHCTMPLHHFLKLSATARASFYFYNTIEEADRFVDAVIEVQSKFAPSGRKRRPRT; this is encoded by the coding sequence ATGACGCGAAGAATCGTGACGGTAGCCGCTTCGCAGTCGGCGGCTGCGTTTGATCCTGCCGTCTATCGCTCTGACTTTCCCATTTTGGATCGTCAAGCCGCCAGCGGTGCGCCGCTCGCTTTTCTGGACAACGCCGCCAGCACTCAGCGACCGACACAAGTCATCGACGCGATGAGCGACTGTTATCGTTCGTATTATGCGAACGTGCATCGCGGTATTCACACGCTGAGCGAGGAGTCGACGGCGGCATTCGAACAAGCCCGCGTTACCGTGGCTCAGTTTTTAAATGCCAAGCGACCACGCGAAGTCATTTTCACCGCTGGCGCAACCGCGTCGATCAACACGGTCGCGCGATCATGGGGTGACGCCAACGTCGCCGCCGGCGATGTCGTTTTAGTCACGATCGCCGAACACCACGCCAACATTGTTCCGTGGCACCAATTGGCGGCGCGGACCGGATGCCGAGTCGAGTTTCTGCCCATCAATGACGGGTTCACGATCGATGACGAAGTCATGGTGGAGGCGCTTGATCGGCTGCGACCGAAACTGTTTGCCTTCACAGCCGCCAGCAACACGTTGGGCACGATCTTCCCCGTCCAACGCTGGACAAAACTTGCTCACGATCATGGCGCGACGGTACTGGTCGACGCAGCCCAAGCTGCGCCGCATCAAGTCGTCGACGTCCAGCAGTGGAACGCTGATTTCGTTGCGTTTAGTGGTCACAAGGTCTGTGGCCCGACCGGGATTGGCGTGTTGTATGGCAAGGAAGCGTTGCTTGAAGCGATGCCGCCGTTTTTAGGTGGCGGCGGAATGATTCACGATGTCACCACAACAGGATTCACGTGCGCGGGGCTGCCCGAAAAGTTCGAAGCCGGCACGCCACCGATCGTCGAAGCCATCGGGCTAGCGGCGGCTGTGAAGTACATCACCGAGGTTGGACTCGATCGCATCGCCGCGCACGAACATGCGCTCAGCGAACATGCCGAGTCGCGGCTGCGAGAGATCACCGGAGTGCAGATCGTCGGTCCGGTGGCGGGCGCTGTACCGAACCAAAAAAACGGAATCATCAGCATCCACTTGCCGGGCGTTCACGCGCATGACGTGTCCCAGCAACTCGATTCGGCTGGCGTCGCCGTCCGTGCGGGGCACCACTGTACGATGCCGCTGCATCATTTCTTGAAGTTGTCCGCGACGGCACGAGCGAGTTTCTATTTTTACAACACGATCGAAGAAGCCGATCGTTTCGTTGACGCAGTGATCGAAGTGCAATCAAAGTTCGCGCCCTCAGGACGAAAACGCCGCCCAAGAACCTGA
- a CDS encoding preprotein translocase subunit SecA — protein sequence MSAGNTNSENPTHPNSADPQVDPQIDPQLAGTGADLGEDTGEILDSGEITDIIESVATESSLPPGAPPPAPSSDDEANKRRGNDSGKTLSVVSRQGFRPQLIRWKRQLAQVNALESTLKAEPDTELRKRSLAIRYRAMAGEKLATLLPEAYALTREAGRRALSMRHYDVQIIGGIALFEGYVAEMQTGEGKTLTATLPLYLHSLTGKGAHLATVNDYLAKRDAEWMQPLFAMLGVDVGIIQTPDDQTSRRKSYAAAITYGTAKEFGFDFLRDRLLLRAQNRLQTEMLGDGGAGFGGGGDEIVMRGMHFCLVDEADSILIDEARTPLIIGSIEDNVRDQIVETYRWASDTATEYELDDHFTIHPDTKQYELTSRGRQKVRALPKSDLVRTMGLVDLYEYTERAIKVHREFLLDRQYVVRPGDKGEDEIVIVDEFTGRLAEGRKWRDGIHQAIESKENIEISVPTGQAARITVQDLFLRYPHLAGMTGTAATSASELRRIYRTPVLRVPTNKPPRRARLKDRVFGTMERKFQAIVEEIKEIHATGRPILIGTRSIDKSELLSRMLNELGIEHKVLNANNVEQEAEIVAAAGGTGRVTVATNMAGRGTDIKLSDGVEKLGGMHVICTELHDAARIDRQLIGRCGRQGDSGSYRQYLSLDDDILKTGLGVKKSERLKTQGAATGGSVDRLAKLFRKAQLKVEKRHFRDRMVLMHHEKERKKMQREIGQDPYLDTPD from the coding sequence ATGTCGGCCGGAAATACGAACTCCGAGAACCCCACGCACCCAAACTCTGCCGATCCTCAGGTTGATCCGCAAATCGATCCGCAGCTTGCGGGGACCGGTGCAGACCTCGGCGAAGACACCGGTGAAATCTTGGACTCCGGCGAAATCACTGACATCATCGAATCCGTCGCGACCGAATCCAGTTTGCCGCCGGGTGCACCTCCGCCGGCCCCTTCGTCTGACGACGAGGCTAACAAACGACGGGGCAATGACTCGGGTAAGACGTTGTCCGTGGTCTCGCGTCAAGGATTTCGCCCGCAGCTGATCCGGTGGAAGCGGCAACTGGCGCAAGTCAACGCACTCGAGTCGACGCTAAAGGCCGAGCCGGATACCGAACTTCGCAAACGCTCGCTAGCAATTCGATATCGAGCGATGGCTGGCGAAAAACTGGCGACGCTGCTTCCCGAAGCCTATGCGCTGACTCGCGAAGCCGGCCGCCGGGCACTTTCGATGCGGCATTACGACGTACAGATCATCGGCGGCATTGCCCTGTTCGAAGGTTACGTTGCCGAGATGCAGACGGGCGAAGGTAAGACGTTGACCGCGACGTTGCCCCTTTATCTTCACTCGTTGACCGGCAAGGGCGCGCATTTGGCGACGGTGAACGATTACTTGGCCAAACGGGATGCCGAGTGGATGCAGCCGTTGTTTGCGATGTTGGGCGTTGACGTCGGCATCATCCAAACGCCCGACGACCAAACGTCGCGGCGAAAGTCTTATGCTGCGGCGATTACTTACGGTACCGCCAAGGAATTCGGCTTTGATTTCCTGCGTGACCGATTGTTGCTGCGTGCTCAGAACCGACTGCAAACAGAGATGTTGGGCGACGGAGGTGCCGGGTTTGGCGGCGGCGGCGACGAAATCGTGATGCGAGGCATGCACTTTTGCTTGGTCGACGAGGCTGACAGTATTCTGATCGACGAAGCGCGTACGCCGCTGATCATTGGCAGTATCGAAGATAATGTTCGCGACCAGATCGTCGAAACGTATCGCTGGGCGTCTGACACGGCGACCGAATACGAGCTGGACGATCACTTTACGATCCATCCAGATACGAAACAGTACGAATTGACGTCACGCGGCCGGCAAAAGGTCCGTGCGCTGCCAAAATCCGATCTCGTTCGCACGATGGGGTTGGTCGATTTGTACGAATACACCGAGCGGGCGATCAAAGTGCACCGCGAATTTTTGCTTGACCGCCAATACGTCGTCCGGCCTGGCGATAAGGGCGAGGACGAGATCGTGATTGTGGACGAATTTACCGGGCGGTTGGCCGAAGGCCGAAAATGGCGTGACGGGATTCACCAAGCAATTGAATCAAAGGAAAACATCGAGATCAGCGTTCCGACGGGCCAAGCGGCTCGGATCACGGTCCAGGATTTGTTTCTGCGATATCCGCACTTGGCCGGAATGACCGGGACGGCGGCCACCAGCGCTAGCGAGCTGCGACGGATCTATCGTACGCCGGTACTGCGAGTACCGACGAACAAGCCGCCTCGTCGGGCGCGGTTGAAGGACCGCGTGTTCGGCACGATGGAACGCAAGTTTCAGGCAATTGTCGAAGAAATCAAAGAAATTCACGCGACCGGACGACCGATTTTGATCGGGACACGGTCGATCGATAAAAGTGAGCTGCTGTCGCGGATGTTGAACGAACTTGGCATCGAACACAAAGTTCTGAACGCCAACAACGTCGAACAAGAAGCGGAAATTGTCGCCGCGGCAGGCGGAACCGGCCGAGTCACGGTGGCAACGAACATGGCCGGACGCGGCACCGACATCAAGCTGTCCGACGGCGTCGAAAAGCTAGGCGGCATGCACGTGATCTGTACCGAACTGCACGACGCGGCGCGAATTGACCGACAATTGATTGGTCGTTGTGGTCGACAAGGTGACAGCGGTTCGTACCGCCAGTACTTGTCGCTTGACGACGACATCTTGAAAACAGGGTTGGGCGTTAAGAAGTCCGAGCGTTTAAAGACTCAGGGCGCCGCCACCGGCGGATCTGTCGACCGCCTGGCCAAACTGTTCCGCAAGGCGCAATTGAAAGTCGAGAAGCGGCACTTTCGGGACCGCATGGTGCTGATGCACCACGAAAAAGAACGCAAGAAAATGCAGCGTGAAATCGGCCAAGATCCGTACTTGGACACGCCAGACTAA